The Carnobacterium divergens genome includes a window with the following:
- the groES gene encoding co-chaperone GroES, which yields MLKPLGDRVMIEVAKEEEKTVSGIVLPGSAQEKPQTGTIIAVGEGRILENGTKVEMAVKVGDVVLFEKYAGTEVKYEGKEYLVLKEHDLVAIVG from the coding sequence GTGTTAAAACCATTAGGAGATCGTGTCATGATAGAAGTTGCTAAAGAGGAAGAAAAAACTGTTAGTGGGATCGTTTTACCAGGTTCAGCGCAGGAAAAACCTCAAACAGGAACGATTATCGCAGTCGGTGAAGGTCGTATTTTAGAAAATGGTACTAAAGTTGAGATGGCTGTTAAAGTTGGCGACGTTGTACTATTTGAAAAATATGCAGGAACTGAAGTTAAATATGAAGGAAAAGAATATTTAGTCTTAAAAGAACACGATTTAGTAGCAATCGTTGGGTAA
- a CDS encoding ArgE/DapE family deacylase — protein MEKAKKIQILKDIINIKSVNGNEKAVADYLTKLFNEYGIETQQVAYDTNRDNLVVEIGTEGSKVLAFSGHMDVVAPGNLADWTTDPFAADERDGNIYGRGACDMKSGLAAMVITMIELVEEKAELNGKIKLLATVGEEVGELGSEQLTKEGYADDVTSMIIGEPSGYHIIYSHQGSINFSVSSKGKSSHSSMPKLGINAIDHLVEFYTRANNEFRKTVYTNDVLGDFIYNVTMISGGEQINSIPEKATLEGNIRTIPEYDNQKTVAKLNEIIDDLNKEKEYHLELTIEANKLVVKSERDSDIATIAQKIAETKIGQKVPLLGMPGTTDAAEFIKAKNTFPIIVFGPGNETPHQVNEYVGIANYLDMIEVYKEIAKDYLNH, from the coding sequence ATGGAAAAAGCAAAAAAAATTCAAATTTTGAAAGATATTATCAATATAAAATCTGTGAATGGCAATGAAAAAGCTGTTGCAGATTATTTAACCAAGCTATTTAATGAATACGGAATTGAAACGCAACAAGTCGCTTATGATACAAATCGAGACAATTTAGTGGTTGAAATTGGAACGGAGGGTTCAAAAGTACTAGCCTTTTCTGGACATATGGATGTTGTGGCACCAGGTAATTTAGCGGATTGGACAACAGACCCTTTCGCTGCGGACGAACGCGATGGTAATATTTATGGTCGAGGCGCTTGTGATATGAAGAGCGGATTAGCAGCAATGGTCATCACGATGATTGAATTAGTAGAAGAGAAGGCTGAATTGAATGGGAAAATTAAATTGTTAGCAACTGTCGGAGAAGAAGTTGGCGAACTTGGCTCTGAACAGTTAACAAAAGAAGGGTATGCAGATGATGTGACGTCAATGATTATTGGCGAACCTTCTGGATATCATATTATTTATTCACATCAAGGTTCGATTAATTTTAGCGTATCCTCTAAAGGCAAAAGTTCTCATAGTTCAATGCCAAAATTAGGCATTAATGCGATTGATCATTTAGTTGAATTTTATACTAGAGCGAACAATGAATTTAGAAAGACTGTTTACACAAACGATGTATTAGGCGATTTCATTTATAATGTAACGATGATATCTGGTGGCGAACAAATTAATAGTATTCCAGAAAAAGCAACGTTAGAAGGAAATATCCGTACAATTCCAGAGTATGACAATCAAAAAACAGTGGCAAAATTAAACGAGATTATTGACGATTTAAATAAAGAAAAAGAGTACCATCTCGAGTTAACGATTGAAGCCAACAAATTAGTTGTTAAAAGTGAACGAGATTCAGATATTGCAACCATCGCTCAAAAAATAGCTGAAACCAAAATAGGACAAAAAGTACCGTTACTTGGTATGCCGGGAACAACAGATGCAGCTGAATTTATTAAAGCAAAAAATACTTTCCCAATTATTGTTTTTGGACCAGGAAATGAAACCCCTCATCAAGTGAATGAATATGTTGGGATTGCTAATTATTTGGATATGATTGAGGTTTATAAAGAAATTGCTAAAGATTATTTAAATCATTAA
- a CDS encoding DUF4352 domain-containing protein, with amino-acid sequence MKEKQILGIVLAVVLVIFAGVMTKNNHENIIYNIGDVISIGKVNYKVNNFEIRNSNDMKGRNDLIVSIDVTSKSEESEKASFEDSFVLKIGDKSFEADSTRSGNANAGSNPFRYNQLNPDQKIQGFVVFNISKNQAESKKFDLLIKEGSFSSEEATVKLN; translated from the coding sequence TTGAAAGAAAAGCAGATATTAGGAATCGTACTAGCAGTTGTATTAGTAATCTTTGCGGGAGTTATGACAAAAAATAATCATGAAAATATTATCTATAATATAGGTGACGTAATAAGTATTGGCAAGGTTAACTACAAGGTGAATAATTTTGAAATTAGAAACAGCAATGATATGAAAGGAAGAAATGATTTAATTGTATCTATTGATGTAACCAGTAAGAGTGAGGAGTCTGAAAAGGCCTCTTTTGAAGATAGCTTTGTTCTCAAAATAGGTGACAAATCGTTTGAAGCAGATTCAACTAGAAGTGGAAATGCTAATGCAGGTTCAAATCCTTTTAGATATAATCAGTTAAATCCAGATCAAAAAATACAAGGATTCGTTGTATTTAATATATCTAAAAATCAAGCGGAGTCAAAAAAGTTTGACCTATTGATAAAAGAAGGCTCTTTTTCTTCAGAAGAGGCAACAGTGAAACTAAACTAG
- the groL gene encoding chaperonin GroEL (60 kDa chaperone family; promotes refolding of misfolded polypeptides especially under stressful conditions; forms two stacked rings of heptamers to form a barrel-shaped 14mer; ends can be capped by GroES; misfolded proteins enter the barrel where they are refolded when GroES binds), whose translation MAKDIKFAEDARGAMLRGVDILADTVKVTLGPKGRNVVLEKSFGSPLITNDGVTIAKEIELENHFENMGAKLVSEVASKTNDIAGDGTTTATVLTQAIVREGLKNVTAGANPVGIRRGIELATKAAVEELHAISKVVDSKEAIAQVAAISSGDDEIGSLIAEAMEKVGNDGVITIEESKGIETELDVVEGMQFDRGYLSQYMVTDNDKMEAVLENPYVLITDKKISNIQDVLPLLEQILQQGRPLLIIADDVDGEALPTLVLNKLRGTFNVVAVKAPGFGDRRKAMLEDIAILTGGTVITEDLGLELKDTTIDQLGHAGKAVVTKDATTIVEGGGAKEAIQQRVAIIKSQAAETTSEFDKEKLQERLAKLSGGVAVVKVGAATETELKERKLRIEDALNATRAAVEEGIVAGGGTALVNVQAKVAEIEAEGDVATGIKIVLRSLEEPLRQIVTNAGLEGSVIVDKLKHADLGIGFNAANGEWVNMVEAGIVDPTKVTRSALQNAASVAALLLTTEAVVADQPTPDMPPMAPGMDPSMMGGMM comes from the coding sequence ATGGCTAAAGATATTAAATTTGCAGAAGACGCACGTGGCGCAATGCTTCGTGGAGTAGACATTTTGGCAGACACAGTTAAAGTAACATTAGGACCTAAAGGACGTAACGTTGTTTTAGAAAAATCATTCGGATCACCTTTGATTACAAATGACGGTGTGACGATTGCAAAAGAAATCGAATTAGAAAATCATTTTGAAAATATGGGAGCAAAACTTGTTTCAGAAGTTGCTTCAAAAACAAATGATATTGCTGGTGACGGAACAACTACAGCGACTGTTTTAACACAAGCAATTGTTCGAGAAGGATTAAAAAATGTTACTGCAGGAGCTAACCCCGTTGGCATTCGTCGTGGGATTGAATTGGCAACGAAAGCAGCAGTTGAAGAATTACATGCGATTTCAAAAGTAGTCGATTCAAAAGAAGCGATTGCACAAGTAGCAGCCATTTCTTCTGGTGATGACGAAATTGGTTCATTAATCGCAGAAGCTATGGAAAAAGTTGGCAATGACGGCGTGATTACAATTGAAGAATCAAAAGGAATCGAGACCGAATTGGACGTTGTTGAAGGAATGCAATTTGACCGTGGGTATTTATCTCAATATATGGTAACAGACAATGACAAAATGGAAGCTGTTTTAGAAAATCCATATGTTTTGATTACAGATAAAAAAATCTCAAATATTCAAGATGTCTTGCCTTTGTTGGAACAAATTTTACAACAAGGTCGTCCGTTGTTGATTATTGCGGATGATGTGGATGGGGAAGCCTTACCAACCCTTGTTTTAAATAAATTACGCGGTACGTTTAATGTTGTTGCAGTCAAAGCTCCTGGATTTGGTGATCGTCGCAAAGCGATGTTAGAAGACATCGCAATTTTAACTGGTGGTACTGTTATTACAGAAGACTTAGGATTAGAATTGAAAGATACAACAATTGATCAATTAGGTCATGCAGGAAAAGCTGTAGTAACAAAAGATGCGACTACAATTGTTGAAGGAGGCGGCGCAAAAGAAGCCATCCAACAACGTGTAGCTATCATCAAATCACAAGCAGCTGAAACGACTTCAGAATTTGATAAAGAAAAATTACAAGAACGTTTAGCAAAACTTTCAGGAGGGGTAGCCGTTGTTAAAGTTGGAGCAGCTACTGAAACTGAATTAAAAGAACGTAAATTACGCATTGAAGATGCCTTGAATGCAACACGTGCTGCTGTTGAAGAAGGAATCGTAGCAGGTGGTGGAACGGCTTTAGTGAATGTACAAGCTAAAGTGGCTGAAATTGAAGCAGAAGGCGACGTAGCAACAGGAATTAAAATTGTCCTACGTTCGTTAGAAGAACCATTACGTCAAATCGTAACCAATGCTGGACTTGAAGGTTCGGTAATTGTGGATAAATTAAAACATGCTGATTTAGGTATTGGTTTTAATGCAGCGAATGGTGAATGGGTAAACATGGTTGAAGCTGGAATCGTAGACCCAACTAAAGTGACTCGCTCTGCTTTGCAAAATGCAGCAAGTGTAGCAGCATTATTGTTAACAACAGAAGCTGTTGTTGCTGACCAACCAACTCCAGACATGCCACCAATGGCTCCTGGAATGGACCCAAGTATGATGGGTGGCATGATGTAG
- a CDS encoding flippase codes for MKNKMISNYLYSLVYQLLITAIPIVTLPYTSRVLGDKMIGIDASVMAYVQIFAIFCILNVANYGSRAIATTKSKEQTSQVFWNIYTIQFLASVAVILCYLVFISTVKQNHVYYLIHLFTLGSSLLDISWYFYGKEELKKTTTRNIMVRVVTLICIFLFIKSPDDLWKYILINSLSAFIGQIVLWKFALKDIQFMKPQKSELKNHFWPMIQYFLPLIASQIYLNVNRIILNSFAGPTEVGYYSQASKIVRMVIGFITPLSAVFLPRIANEFDNKNHVQVRRYMDVSASFVCLISFPIIFGLFAIGDDFIALFLGADFLPSIPVLKILAPSILLVGLANVFGVQLLLATNQPKKYTFSVTLGAILSLIINYIFVGRYGSIATSYAELAAELIGLIIQIYFVYKVIDFGSFLKNTFTYAFFGFIMFLSINYLPTLFGWPRTMGLILQIFIGAIVYFTLLLVTKNKLFYTLVGKVLSRN; via the coding sequence ATGAAAAATAAAATGATTTCAAATTATTTATATTCATTAGTCTATCAACTATTAATTACGGCAATTCCTATTGTAACTCTTCCGTATACTTCTAGGGTTTTGGGAGATAAAATGATTGGAATAGATGCTTCTGTTATGGCTTATGTTCAAATATTCGCCATTTTTTGTATTTTAAATGTTGCCAATTACGGAAGTCGCGCAATTGCTACAACAAAATCAAAAGAACAAACATCGCAAGTCTTTTGGAACATCTACACCATTCAATTTTTAGCATCTGTGGCAGTTATACTTTGTTACTTAGTTTTTATTAGTACTGTTAAACAGAATCATGTTTATTACTTAATCCATTTATTTACACTCGGATCTTCTTTGTTAGATATTTCTTGGTATTTTTATGGAAAAGAAGAATTGAAAAAAACCACTACTAGAAATATCATGGTTCGTGTTGTAACTTTAATTTGTATCTTTTTGTTTATTAAAAGTCCTGATGATTTATGGAAATATATACTAATCAACAGTTTATCTGCGTTTATTGGTCAAATTGTTTTATGGAAATTTGCACTAAAAGATATCCAATTTATGAAACCTCAAAAAAGTGAACTTAAAAATCACTTTTGGCCAATGATTCAATATTTTTTACCTTTAATAGCTTCTCAAATTTATTTAAATGTAAACAGAATCATTTTAAATTCATTTGCAGGACCGACAGAGGTTGGTTATTATAGCCAAGCAAGTAAGATTGTACGAATGGTCATTGGTTTTATTACTCCTTTAAGTGCTGTTTTTCTCCCTAGAATTGCTAATGAATTTGACAATAAAAATCATGTTCAAGTACGAAGGTATATGGATGTATCTGCAAGTTTTGTTTGCCTTATTTCTTTTCCTATTATATTCGGTTTATTCGCTATCGGAGATGACTTTATCGCACTATTTCTTGGCGCTGATTTTTTACCTTCCATTCCAGTATTAAAAATACTAGCTCCTTCCATTTTGCTTGTTGGTTTAGCCAATGTTTTTGGTGTTCAATTGCTATTAGCAACAAATCAACCAAAAAAATACACTTTTTCAGTAACGCTAGGCGCAATCCTGAGCTTGATTATTAATTATATTTTTGTAGGTCGTTACGGCAGTATCGCTACATCATATGCCGAATTAGCTGCTGAATTAATTGGCCTAATTATTCAAATCTACTTTGTTTATAAAGTTATTGATTTTGGTTCTTTCTTAAAAAACACGTTCACCTACGCATTTTTTGGTTTCATTATGTTTCTTTCTATTAATTATTTACCAACATTGTTTGGCTGGCCACGAACAATGGGATTAATTTTACAAATTTTTATTGGCGCAATTGTGTATTTTACACTCTTACTTGTTACTAAAAACAAATTATTTTATACCTTAGTTGGAAAAGTACTTTCAAGAAATTAA
- a CDS encoding N-acetylmuramoyl-L-alanine amidase, translating to PHYKNKNSGFSYKLDIGKVSEGKHVFTVRMTTGNGQVVENKYNVEKPKVDILSSIDSPQRNETISGIYKIRGWAIASEKISTVKVAVDGKEMGIATYGLQRDDVYHAYPSFNQKNGGYEYQLDTSTLTGGDHKLEVITTTVSGKTATYRIDMKISILTYRSQLDTPKNGGYISKNQLIKGWVLNKSEVKSISASINDTFVGNAYPEYNNANSGFELKLANANLKVGLNTLKLKITFMDGSEKIISTTATYSENLLPITGSIDEPSANQANNSNDMLVRGWFLAEEGIDQVDVYVDNVYQGKANYGQLRTDVANAYPQYKNSNSGYSLSVSTRGLTAGKHTVKVIATSNVSGTKTYEQTFLRGGLAGRKVFVDPGHGGTDPGAVSGGVQEKDLNLSVSLKVQALLESKGAEVIMSRTGDQFIPLSTISSKANASNADIFVSVHTNSAVASATGIETYSYSGASRSFGMFSLDLDKQNESLSEGDFSTFGIDRLTQSVKLSEFVQKSMVNSTGAVDRGAKKQDFHVIRETNMPAILTEIGFVTNPSERAKLVTDWYQNQLATGIFNGVENYFKTN from the coding sequence CCACACTATAAAAATAAGAATTCAGGTTTTAGTTACAAGTTGGATATAGGTAAAGTAAGTGAAGGAAAACACGTCTTCACAGTAAGAATGACAACTGGGAACGGACAAGTGGTCGAGAATAAATACAACGTTGAAAAACCTAAAGTAGATATATTAAGTTCGATTGATAGTCCACAAAGAAATGAAACGATTTCTGGAATCTATAAAATTAGAGGTTGGGCAATCGCAAGCGAAAAAATTTCAACAGTTAAAGTGGCTGTAGATGGCAAAGAAATGGGAATAGCTACGTATGGACTCCAAAGAGACGATGTCTATCATGCCTATCCCTCATTCAATCAAAAAAATGGAGGGTATGAGTATCAATTAGACACCTCAACACTTACTGGTGGCGACCATAAGCTAGAAGTGATTACAACAACCGTAAGTGGAAAAACAGCCACTTATCGTATTGATATGAAAATTTCAATTTTAACGTATAGAAGTCAATTAGATACCCCAAAAAATGGCGGATATATTTCAAAGAATCAATTAATAAAAGGTTGGGTTTTGAATAAAAGTGAAGTGAAATCAATTTCTGCTTCGATAAATGATACTTTTGTAGGAAATGCTTATCCAGAATACAATAATGCAAATAGTGGTTTTGAATTAAAACTTGCAAATGCCAACTTAAAAGTTGGACTGAATACGTTAAAACTGAAAATCACGTTTATGGATGGCAGTGAAAAAATAATTTCCACTACAGCAACTTATTCAGAAAATTTACTTCCTATCACAGGGTCAATTGATGAGCCTAGCGCCAATCAAGCGAACAATAGTAACGATATGTTAGTTCGAGGTTGGTTCTTAGCTGAAGAAGGAATTGATCAAGTGGATGTATATGTGGACAATGTCTATCAAGGCAAGGCTAATTATGGACAGCTTAGAACAGACGTCGCCAATGCGTATCCACAATATAAAAATTCAAACTCTGGTTACAGTTTATCTGTTTCAACTAGAGGATTAACAGCTGGTAAACACACCGTAAAAGTCATTGCAACATCAAATGTAAGTGGCACTAAGACCTATGAGCAAACTTTTCTTCGTGGAGGTCTTGCAGGTAGAAAAGTGTTCGTTGATCCAGGACATGGCGGCACTGACCCTGGAGCTGTTTCAGGTGGTGTTCAAGAAAAAGATTTGAATTTAAGTGTCTCTCTTAAAGTTCAAGCATTATTAGAATCAAAAGGCGCTGAAGTAATTATGTCGAGAACGGGAGATCAATTTATTCCGTTATCTACGATTTCATCAAAAGCAAATGCATCGAACGCAGATATTTTCGTCAGTGTTCATACAAATTCAGCTGTTGCAAGTGCAACTGGTATTGAAACCTATTCATATAGTGGAGCTTCAAGATCGTTTGGAATGTTTAGTCTTGATTTAGATAAGCAAAATGAATCATTAAGTGAAGGCGATTTTTCAACATTTGGTATTGATCGACTAACTCAAAGTGTAAAATTATCTGAGTTTGTACAAAAATCAATGGTTAATTCAACAGGTGCTGTAGATCGTGGAGCTAAAAAACAAGACTTCCATGTTATTCGTGAAACGAATATGCCTGCGATTCTAACTGAAATAGGGTTTGTCACAAATCCAAGTGAACGAGCTAAGCTTGTTACGGACTGGTATCAAAACCAATTAGCAACAGGTATCTTTAATGGTGTAGAGAATTATTTTAAAACAAATTAA
- a CDS encoding glucosaminidase domain-containing protein yields MSVLFPSLSTIVYATEIINSSYNQESQANESTTDQIAEIDSPISTENTDNEIPRKENLESNVNQGQEEQTTATNQEPLKTQDELRNETMSDAMTKAASIPAFIDEISGMASSLANSNDLYSSVMIAQAILESKYGTSELGSSPVHNLFGIKGTFNGQYVMKDTLEVINGETVTVNAQFRKYPSYTESLQDYVNKLKLGPGIENGSSWNPNYYSGAWKSNTQSYKDATKFLTGKYASDLDYNKKLDNLIQTYQLTRFDDTEPAKIISNLETPEPDTVIKEDKIFVKGWALSTDSVKDVSVSINGQSVGNAEYGKNRPDVYNAYPQYNNQSAGYEYNINSENVVTGTNQLKVTVSTNSGQTTEMTSTILVPETNVEVNPNLPNILTVDTLANGTVLKDNLVIKGWGLSASQAKKVEMLVDGKIIGEAQLGLERLDVANIYPQYKNKNSGYSYQLDIGKISEGKHVFTVRMTTGNGQVVENKYNVEKPKVDIISLIDSPERNETISGIYKVRGWAIASEKIASVKVAVDGKETGVATYGLPREDVYHAYPSFNQKNGGYEYQLDTSTLTGGAHKLEVSITTVSGKTSTSQLDIKVPVLSNLLTVDTLINGTILKDGYIIKGWGLSQNSVKKVEMLVDGKVIGEAQLGLERLDVANVYPHYKNKNSGFSYKLDIGKVSEG; encoded by the coding sequence ATGTCAGTTCTATTTCCTAGTTTGAGCACAATTGTTTATGCAACGGAAATAATTAATAGCTCATACAACCAAGAATCGCAAGCCAATGAATCAACTACAGATCAGATAGCTGAAATAGATAGTCCCATCTCAACTGAAAATACAGATAATGAAATACCAAGAAAAGAAAATTTAGAGTCAAATGTTAATCAGGGGCAAGAAGAACAGACTACAGCAACTAATCAAGAACCTCTCAAGACTCAAGATGAGTTAAGAAATGAGACCATGAGCGATGCTATGACAAAAGCAGCCTCTATTCCTGCGTTTATTGATGAAATTTCTGGAATGGCATCAAGTTTGGCAAATAGTAATGATTTGTATAGTTCTGTAATGATTGCTCAAGCAATTCTAGAGTCAAAGTATGGAACAAGTGAGTTAGGAAGTTCTCCAGTACACAATTTATTTGGCATTAAAGGTACCTTTAATGGTCAATACGTGATGAAAGATACGCTAGAGGTAATTAATGGTGAAACAGTAACGGTTAATGCACAATTCAGAAAATATCCAAGCTATACAGAGTCTTTGCAAGATTATGTAAATAAGTTAAAATTAGGTCCAGGTATTGAAAATGGTTCCAGTTGGAATCCTAATTATTATTCAGGTGCTTGGAAAAGTAACACACAAAGTTACAAAGATGCGACTAAGTTTTTAACAGGTAAATACGCGTCAGATTTAGACTATAATAAAAAATTAGATAACTTAATCCAAACTTATCAATTAACGAGATTTGATGATACTGAGCCGGCAAAAATCATTAGTAATTTAGAAACTCCAGAGCCGGATACAGTCATTAAGGAAGATAAAATATTTGTTAAAGGTTGGGCGTTATCAACTGATTCAGTTAAGGATGTTTCTGTTAGTATAAATGGCCAATCTGTTGGTAATGCTGAGTATGGGAAAAATCGCCCAGATGTTTATAATGCCTATCCACAATATAATAACCAGTCAGCAGGATACGAATATAATATTAATAGTGAGAATGTAGTTACTGGAACTAATCAACTTAAAGTAACTGTATCAACAAATTCAGGACAAACAACTGAAATGACTTCAACTATTTTAGTTCCAGAAACTAATGTAGAAGTAAATCCTAATCTGCCGAATATATTAACAGTGGATACTTTGGCAAATGGAACAGTATTAAAAGACAATTTAGTCATTAAAGGCTGGGGTTTATCTGCAAGCCAAGCTAAAAAAGTTGAAATGTTAGTAGATGGAAAAATCATCGGGGAAGCACAATTAGGGCTTGAACGATTAGATGTAGCGAATATTTACCCACAATACAAAAATAAAAATTCAGGTTACAGCTACCAATTGGATATAGGCAAAATAAGTGAAGGAAAACACGTCTTCACAGTAAGAATGACAACTGGTAACGGACAAGTGGTCGAGAATAAATACAACGTTGAAAAACCTAAAGTAGATATAATAAGTTTAATTGATAGTCCAGAAAGAAATGAAACGATTTCAGGAATCTATAAAGTCAGAGGTTGGGCAATTGCAAGTGAAAAAATTGCATCGGTTAAAGTAGCCGTAGATGGTAAAGAAACAGGAGTGGCTACGTACGGACTTCCAAGAGAAGATGTGTATCACGCTTATCCATCATTTAATCAAAAAAATGGGGGGTATGAGTATCAATTAGATACCTCAACACTTACTGGTGGCGCCCATAAGCTAGAAGTGAGTATAACAACAGTAAGCGGGAAAACATCGACCTCACAGTTAGATATTAAAGTACCTGTTCTTAGTAACTTATTAACAGTAGATACATTAATAAATGGAACTATTTTAAAAGATGGTTACATTATTAAAGGTTGGGGATTATCTCAAAACAGTGTGAAAAAAGTTGAAATGTTAGTAGATGGAAAAGTCATCGGGGAAGCACAATTAGGACTTGAACGATTAGATGTAGCAAATGTTTACCCACACTATAAAAATAAGAATTCAGGTTTTAGTTACAAGTTGGATATAGGTAAAGTAAGTGAAGGAAA
- a CDS encoding LTA synthase family protein, with protein sequence MNNVKKKIYIVISSLLVILLPCLYVLIIQASQYNFDFTLAQEFFNNNTNIFWLSYVLVLTISLVLLSLIGSTIITEFLLFIVVVGLAFANNQKVLARDVAIYPEDIFMVREIKLLMTMIDRSELIKIVIVVLALILVCILLFIAAKKTINLQFNKKIIYPLRGILLVFSVFVLFLFININEEGSTMNKIQKKMDIEFIDWSQVDNYRVNGFVLSFLNNSRVQPIKKPEGYSKDSVLKIVEKYKKIAKEQNQSKEELSDIDIVYVMSESFIDPRDTDLFYEKNEDPIPFTHELLQSSISGKALVPEYGGGTANMEFEALTSFSNYFLQVIPYQSVVPKINGFPSIVSYVKDRNYTATAIHPFDGNMYKRVEVYNSMGFDQFMDQKDMTYTDIFPPGGAISDESAFNQVYDVLTQDDKDHFVHLVTMQNHQPYSAGYDENPFEVTSDLLTDDIKVRMQIYFKGINQSDKAMEQFIEKIDQLDKKTMIVFWGDHYPGQGLFSDIDGEHAELVHSTPLFIYKNFDSEHSDIGSQSLNYLTPNVLNELNVKETPFHALVNTLNKEIKGLTKNIQLNSNSEQFELFNEDSYPTLKEYEIIHYDLIAGNKYSLKEKFYSIEN encoded by the coding sequence TTGAATAATGTAAAGAAAAAAATTTATATAGTTATTTCATCATTATTAGTGATTTTGCTCCCCTGTTTGTATGTATTAATCATTCAAGCATCTCAGTACAATTTTGATTTTACACTGGCACAAGAATTTTTCAATAATAATACAAATATTTTTTGGTTAAGCTATGTTTTAGTTTTGACAATTTCTTTAGTTTTACTATCTTTAATAGGAAGTACCATCATAACTGAATTTTTACTTTTTATTGTGGTAGTAGGTTTAGCATTTGCTAACAATCAAAAAGTTTTAGCAAGAGACGTAGCTATTTACCCAGAAGATATTTTTATGGTTCGTGAAATAAAATTGTTAATGACAATGATTGATCGAAGTGAATTAATTAAGATAGTGATAGTTGTTTTAGCTTTAATACTAGTGTGTATCCTTTTATTTATAGCTGCAAAAAAAACAATAAATCTTCAATTTAACAAAAAAATAATCTATCCTTTGAGAGGTATATTGTTAGTTTTCTCTGTATTTGTATTGTTTTTATTTATAAATATTAATGAAGAAGGATCAACAATGAATAAAATTCAAAAGAAGATGGATATTGAATTTATTGATTGGAGCCAAGTTGATAATTATCGAGTAAATGGATTTGTTTTGTCGTTCTTAAATAATTCTAGAGTTCAACCAATTAAAAAGCCTGAGGGGTATTCTAAAGATTCAGTTTTAAAAATTGTAGAAAAATATAAAAAAATAGCAAAGGAACAAAATCAATCAAAAGAGGAATTGTCAGATATTGATATTGTTTATGTGATGAGTGAATCTTTTATTGATCCAAGGGATACAGATTTATTTTATGAAAAAAACGAGGATCCAATTCCTTTCACTCATGAACTACTACAATCAAGTATTTCTGGGAAAGCATTAGTGCCAGAGTACGGTGGTGGGACAGCTAACATGGAATTTGAAGCTTTAACAAGTTTTTCAAATTATTTTCTACAAGTTATTCCCTATCAATCAGTAGTTCCTAAGATAAATGGTTTCCCATCTATTGTTTCTTACGTAAAGGATCGAAATTATACTGCAACGGCCATTCATCCATTTGACGGGAATATGTACAAACGTGTTGAGGTTTATAATTCAATGGGCTTTGACCAGTTTATGGACCAAAAAGACATGACTTATACTGACATATTTCCGCCTGGGGGAGCGATATCAGATGAATCGGCGTTTAATCAAGTGTATGATGTATTGACTCAAGACGATAAAGATCATTTTGTTCACTTAGTCACGATGCAAAACCATCAACCGTATTCAGCAGGTTATGATGAAAACCCATTTGAGGTTACATCTGACTTATTGACAGATGATATTAAAGTAAGAATGCAAATTTATTTTAAAGGGATAAATCAATCTGATAAAGCAATGGAACAATTCATTGAAAAAATTGATCAGTTGGATAAAAAAACAATGATTGTATTTTGGGGAGATCATTATCCAGGGCAAGGTCTATTTTCTGATATTGATGGAGAACATGCAGAACTAGTACACTCAACCCCTTTATTCATCTACAAGAATTTTGATTCAGAACATAGTGATATAGGGAGTCAAAGTTTAAATTACCTTACTCCTAATGTATTGAATGAATTAAATGTAAAAGAAACGCCTTTTCATGCCTTAGTAAATACATTAAATAAGGAAATCAAAGGATTGACTAAAAACATTCAGTTAAATTCTAATAGTGAGCAATTTGAACTATTTAATGAGGACAGTTATCCTACATTAAAAGAATATGAAATCATTCATTACGATTTAATTGCTGGCAATAAATATAGTTTGAAAGAAAAATTTTATAGTATAGAAAACTAA